The Nodosilinea sp. FACHB-141 genome has a segment encoding these proteins:
- a CDS encoding SPFH domain-containing protein: MPSIIGILALIIIGYTVGSVRIINQGTEALVERLGRYNRKLKPGLNFIVPVLDYIVLRDSVREQILDVAKQGAITRDNVSLEVDAVVYWRILELELTYYAIENVEQAIQELVTTTLRSEIGKMEFEKTFSSRDELNRALLSQLDEATEPWGVKVTRVEVQEIIPPEEVRRSMQLQQAAELKSRAMVLEAQGEQEAAIKRAEATVRSIQMLSQALQNQGDTSEILNYLLAQRYVEANQRLGESENSKVVFMDPKMLTEGIVELMHTDTASPKKDSDDFPSRRR; the protein is encoded by the coding sequence GTGCCGTCAATCATCGGGATTCTGGCATTAATCATTATTGGCTACACCGTTGGCTCGGTGCGCATCATCAATCAAGGTACCGAAGCTCTGGTAGAACGGCTGGGGCGCTACAACCGCAAACTCAAGCCAGGGTTAAACTTCATCGTGCCGGTGCTCGACTATATTGTGCTGCGCGACAGCGTACGTGAGCAGATTCTCGACGTGGCCAAACAGGGGGCGATCACCAGAGACAACGTGTCGCTGGAAGTTGACGCGGTGGTGTACTGGCGCATTCTGGAACTAGAGCTAACCTACTACGCGATCGAGAACGTTGAACAGGCCATTCAAGAACTGGTCACAACGACCCTGCGATCGGAAATCGGCAAAATGGAGTTTGAAAAGACCTTTTCCTCTCGGGATGAGCTAAACCGGGCGTTGCTCTCCCAGCTGGATGAAGCGACCGAGCCCTGGGGAGTGAAGGTGACGCGGGTCGAAGTACAAGAAATTATTCCCCCTGAAGAGGTGAGGCGCTCGATGCAGTTGCAGCAGGCAGCAGAGCTAAAAAGCCGGGCCATGGTGCTCGAAGCCCAGGGCGAACAGGAGGCCGCCATTAAGCGGGCTGAGGCTACGGTGCGATCGATTCAAATGCTCTCCCAGGCGCTGCAAAACCAGGGTGACACTTCCGAGATTTTGAATTATCTGCTAGCTCAGCGCTATGTTGAGGCCAACCAAAGACTCGGGGAGAGCGAAAACTCCAAAGTGGTCTTTATGGATCCTAAAATGTTGACAGAGGGTATAGTCGAGCTGATGCACACGGACACGGCATCCCCCAAGAAAGACTCTGATGACTTTCCCAGTCGCCGTCGGTAG
- a CDS encoding ABC transporter ATP-binding protein produces the protein MSDTILNVKHLTVHFEVDGQLIQAVNDISFQVQRGQTLGIVGESGSGKSVTSLAVMGLVPNPPGKVVNGEIWFNSGTGAPVDLAALSETQLQGYRGGQISMIFQEPMSSLNPVYTVGFQMVEAIRQHQNISKEAARQQAIARLQEVKLLPADAALAATIKTEKPRIDDESLKEEVDRRQQAILDRYPHELSGGQIQRVMIAIAISCNPALLIADEPTTALDVTVQATILDLLRELRDRRGMSLIFITHDLGIIAEIADQVAVMYQGKIVEAGPVWDIFAQPQHPYTKGLLACRPQPNQRLRLLPTVADFMSVELAGTEINAAAANGGLPVEGAAPIIRERVLDAEAQARFAPLTEEELTARAAALAANGPLLAVENLQVGYPVRGIFGKTRSHIMAVQDVSFQIQKGETFGLVGESGCGKTTLGRALLRLVPAMGGKIWFEGRDVLALGSSPLRQLRRDMQIVFQDPYSSLDPRMSIGAAIAEPLKIHGVIKSRRNQQERVSYLLDRVGLPASAMNRYPHEFSGGQRQRVCIARALALNPKFIICDESVSALDVSVQAQVLNLLKELQAEFDLTYIFISHDLAVVKFMSDRIMVMNQGRVEEIGPAEQVYRQPQTPYTQALINAIPIGSLDRIQELQRDRASVA, from the coding sequence ATGAGCGATACCATTCTCAACGTTAAGCACCTCACCGTTCACTTTGAGGTCGACGGCCAGCTCATCCAGGCCGTGAATGACATTTCGTTTCAGGTGCAGCGGGGGCAAACCCTAGGCATTGTGGGCGAGTCGGGGTCGGGGAAATCGGTGACATCGCTAGCGGTGATGGGGCTGGTGCCCAATCCGCCGGGCAAGGTTGTCAATGGTGAAATCTGGTTTAATTCGGGCACCGGCGCCCCAGTGGATCTCGCTGCGCTGAGTGAGACTCAGCTGCAGGGCTACCGGGGTGGTCAGATATCAATGATTTTTCAGGAGCCGATGAGCTCGCTAAACCCGGTCTATACGGTTGGATTTCAGATGGTGGAGGCGATTCGTCAGCACCAGAATATTTCAAAGGAAGCGGCCCGTCAGCAGGCGATCGCCCGGCTGCAAGAGGTCAAACTGCTGCCTGCCGACGCTGCCCTAGCGGCTACCATCAAAACCGAAAAGCCGCGCATTGATGACGAATCTTTGAAGGAAGAGGTCGATCGCCGTCAGCAGGCCATTCTCGATCGCTACCCCCACGAGCTGTCGGGGGGCCAGATTCAGCGGGTGATGATTGCCATAGCGATCTCCTGCAACCCGGCTCTGCTGATTGCCGACGAGCCCACCACGGCGCTGGATGTGACGGTGCAGGCGACAATTCTCGACCTGCTGCGCGAACTGCGCGATCGCCGCGGCATGTCGCTGATTTTCATTACCCACGACTTGGGCATTATTGCTGAGATCGCCGACCAAGTGGCGGTGATGTACCAGGGCAAAATCGTTGAAGCCGGCCCAGTGTGGGACATTTTTGCTCAGCCCCAGCACCCCTACACCAAGGGGCTGCTGGCCTGTCGCCCCCAGCCCAACCAGCGGCTGCGGCTGCTGCCCACAGTGGCCGACTTTATGTCGGTGGAACTGGCGGGTACCGAGATCAACGCCGCGGCAGCCAACGGTGGCCTGCCGGTGGAGGGTGCAGCCCCCATCATTCGCGAGCGGGTGCTCGACGCCGAGGCCCAGGCCCGCTTTGCACCCCTGACAGAGGAAGAACTGACGGCACGAGCCGCAGCCCTAGCGGCCAACGGCCCCCTGCTGGCGGTCGAAAATCTTCAGGTGGGCTACCCGGTGCGGGGTATCTTTGGCAAGACCCGCAGCCACATCATGGCGGTGCAGGATGTGTCGTTTCAAATTCAAAAAGGCGAAACCTTTGGCCTGGTAGGCGAGTCGGGTTGCGGCAAAACCACCCTGGGCCGCGCCCTGCTGCGGCTGGTGCCCGCCATGGGCGGCAAGATTTGGTTTGAGGGGCGCGACGTGCTGGCGCTGGGCTCGTCGCCGCTGCGGCAGCTTCGCCGAGACATGCAGATTGTCTTCCAGGATCCCTACAGTTCGTTGGACCCGCGCATGAGCATTGGGGCGGCAATCGCCGAACCGCTCAAAATTCACGGCGTGATCAAGAGCAGGCGCAACCAGCAGGAGCGGGTGTCTTACCTGCTCGATCGCGTCGGTTTGCCCGCCAGCGCCATGAACCGCTACCCCCACGAGTTTTCGGGTGGGCAGCGCCAGCGGGTATGCATTGCCCGCGCCCTGGCCCTCAACCCCAAGTTCATCATCTGCGACGAGTCGGTGTCGGCCCTGGATGTGTCAGTGCAGGCTCAGGTGCTCAACCTGCTCAAAGAACTCCAGGCGGAGTTTGACCTCACCTATATCTTTATTTCCCACGACCTGGCGGTGGTGAAGTTTATGAGCGATCGCATTATGGTGATGAACCAGGGCCGGGTCGAAGAAATTGGCCCCGCCGAGCAGGTCTACCGCCAGCCCCAAACCCCCTACACCCAAGCGCTGATCAACGCCATTCCCATAGGCAGCCTCGATCGCATTCAGGAGTTGCAGCGCGATCGAGCCTCGGTAGCTTAG
- a CDS encoding metallophosphoesterase: protein MRPLRTGPLTVETVTVPIRDLPQRLEGCRIVQLSDFHYDGQRLSTGLLQQAIDRVNELAPDLIALTGDYVTRNPAPIFDLVTYLSQLKSRFGTVAVLGNHDNVTKKGRKTILRSLQQAGICVLWNEIAYPLGDDLPVVGLADFWSKEFQPAPLLDSLPPTQPRLVLSHNPDSAELLAAWRVDLQLSGHTHGGQVVLPGIGPMSALLQSLQLSVLPKLPFDLPFLKRKRNRAKIVRHWEWVSGLHAVGQNQLYVNRGLGSYAPGRLGCPPEVTVLKLVRG from the coding sequence ATGCGACCTCTTCGGACCGGCCCCCTAACCGTTGAAACGGTGACTGTCCCCATCCGCGATCTGCCCCAGCGGCTAGAGGGCTGCCGCATTGTGCAGCTCTCTGACTTTCACTACGATGGGCAGCGCCTCTCAACTGGGTTGTTGCAGCAGGCGATCGATCGCGTCAATGAGCTAGCCCCCGATCTGATTGCTCTGACGGGCGACTATGTCACCCGCAACCCCGCCCCTATTTTTGACCTGGTGACTTATCTCAGCCAGCTCAAAAGCCGCTTTGGCACGGTGGCGGTGCTCGGCAACCACGACAACGTTACCAAGAAGGGGCGCAAGACAATTCTGCGATCGCTCCAGCAGGCTGGTATTTGCGTCCTGTGGAACGAGATCGCCTATCCCCTGGGCGACGATCTGCCGGTGGTGGGCCTGGCCGATTTTTGGTCTAAGGAGTTTCAACCAGCACCGCTGCTCGACTCGCTGCCCCCGACTCAGCCCCGGCTGGTGCTCTCCCACAACCCTGACTCAGCAGAGCTTTTGGCTGCCTGGCGGGTCGATTTGCAACTCTCTGGCCATACCCACGGCGGGCAGGTGGTGCTACCTGGTATCGGCCCTATGTCTGCTCTCCTTCAGTCTCTGCAACTGTCGGTGCTGCCGAAGTTGCCCTTCGACCTGCCGTTTCTCAAGCGCAAACGCAACCGCGCCAAAATCGTGCGTCATTGGGAATGGGTTTCAGGACTGCACGCCGTGGGCCAAAACCAGCTCTACGTCAACCGAGGTCTCGGCAGCTATGCGCCAGGGCGGTTGGGGTGTCCGCCGGAGGTGACGGTGTTGAAGTTGGTGAGGGGATGA
- a CDS encoding hemolysin family protein, which yields MLTLAIAIVTMLIGSALCSCSEAALLSVPVLKAQQLAESKKPAAITLLAIRRKINRPIATIVILNNLFNIVGSVLAGGIAATVFNDALLGLFTGVLTLLVILFGEIFPKVLGERYAIPVALAVAIPVRWITWLFTPVVLLLEKVTAPLVGDGNRPSTNEAEIKLLATIGHQEGIIEADEAEMILRVFRLNDMKSVNIMTPRVAVTHLPGDLTIAEAEAQILNSQHSRILISENDIDRLVGLVLKNELLTALIRGQGDQLLSQVARPVRFVAESERADKLLQDFQTAREHLAVVVDEYGGVSGVVTLEDVLEVLTGEIVDETDRSIDLQILARQRGRQILSSRGFNDPSEN from the coding sequence ATGCTGACCCTCGCGATCGCCATTGTGACCATGTTGATTGGTTCTGCCCTGTGCTCCTGCAGCGAGGCGGCACTGCTATCGGTGCCAGTTCTTAAAGCCCAGCAGCTAGCCGAGTCTAAAAAACCTGCTGCCATAACCCTTTTAGCCATCCGCCGCAAGATCAACCGGCCCATTGCCACCATTGTGATCCTCAACAACCTGTTCAACATTGTGGGCAGCGTTTTAGCTGGGGGCATTGCCGCCACGGTTTTTAACGATGCCCTGCTGGGGCTGTTCACCGGCGTATTGACCCTACTCGTCATCTTGTTTGGGGAAATCTTCCCCAAGGTTTTGGGTGAGCGCTATGCCATTCCCGTCGCCCTTGCCGTGGCTATACCGGTGCGGTGGATAACCTGGCTGTTTACTCCAGTAGTACTACTGCTTGAGAAGGTTACAGCGCCCCTCGTGGGCGATGGCAATCGGCCTAGCACCAACGAGGCTGAGATTAAGCTGTTGGCCACCATCGGCCACCAAGAAGGCATTATTGAAGCCGACGAAGCCGAAATGATTCTGCGGGTGTTTCGCCTCAACGATATGAAATCGGTCAACATCATGACGCCCCGGGTAGCCGTCACCCACCTGCCGGGCGACCTCACTATTGCCGAAGCCGAGGCCCAGATTCTCAACTCTCAGCACAGCCGCATCTTAATTAGCGAAAACGACATTGATCGGCTTGTGGGGCTAGTGCTCAAAAATGAGCTGCTCACCGCCTTAATTCGCGGTCAGGGAGACCAGTTGCTCAGCCAGGTAGCCCGCCCGGTGCGTTTTGTGGCCGAGTCTGAACGGGCCGACAAGCTGCTGCAAGACTTTCAAACCGCTCGCGAACACCTAGCCGTAGTCGTCGATGAGTACGGCGGCGTGTCGGGGGTCGTCACCCTCGAAGACGTGCTAGAGGTGCTGACTGGCGAAATTGTTGATGAGACCGATCGCAGCATCGACCTACAAATACTGGCCCGCCAGCGCGGTCGGCAAATCTTAAGCAGCCGTGGCTTCAACGATCCTTCAGAGAATTAG
- a CDS encoding phosphorylase translates to MEHFPEVELAPGALWSKIQQQTRHAQSCGALQPIDTRYEFLEQGGMRFLVRILANLARKEKADLAQQSQQRMGKPVNPFLPYDPDLFVANLSATHLCLLNKYNVVDHHILIVTRAYEDQDSWLTLADFEALATCMADIDGLAFYNGGRLAGASQRHKHLQLVPPPLCPDRGPLPLATVVADLALKPTSAPVASPRLPFHHAIAALQEGAFPKGKTLLETYLALLTHLGVDWSQPPQAFPYNLLITREWMMAVARRQDHYQSIPVNSLGFAGSLLVKNPEQLDLLKAFGPMTVLQQVACSR, encoded by the coding sequence ATGGAGCATTTCCCCGAGGTCGAGCTAGCGCCCGGTGCCCTCTGGAGCAAAATTCAGCAGCAGACGCGCCATGCCCAAAGCTGTGGTGCCCTTCAGCCCATCGACACCCGCTACGAGTTTCTAGAGCAGGGAGGCATGCGGTTTTTAGTCAGAATTTTGGCCAACCTGGCCCGCAAGGAAAAGGCCGATCTGGCCCAGCAGAGCCAGCAGCGCATGGGCAAGCCCGTCAATCCTTTTTTGCCCTACGACCCAGACCTATTTGTGGCCAACCTGTCAGCCACCCACCTGTGCCTTTTAAATAAGTACAATGTGGTCGACCACCATATTTTGATCGTCACCCGCGCCTACGAAGATCAAGATAGCTGGCTGACCCTGGCCGACTTTGAAGCCCTAGCCACCTGTATGGCCGACATTGACGGGCTAGCATTCTACAACGGCGGTCGTTTGGCCGGGGCAAGCCAGCGCCACAAACACCTTCAGCTGGTGCCACCGCCCCTCTGCCCCGATCGCGGCCCTCTGCCCCTAGCCACGGTGGTGGCCGACCTGGCCCTTAAGCCCACCTCGGCTCCAGTAGCCTCCCCCCGATTGCCCTTTCACCACGCCATTGCTGCCCTCCAAGAGGGGGCTTTTCCAAAGGGCAAAACGCTGCTGGAGACCTACCTCGCCCTGCTGACTCACCTAGGAGTTGATTGGAGTCAGCCCCCCCAAGCATTTCCCTACAACCTATTGATTACCCGCGAGTGGATGATGGCGGTGGCTCGCCGGCAGGATCACTACCAATCGATTCCGGTAAATTCGCTGGGGTTTGCGGGGTCGCTGCTGGTCAAAAACCCGGAGCAGCTTGACCTGCTCAAAGCCTTTGGCCCGATGACGGTGCTACAGCAGGTGGCCTGTTCGAGATAG
- a CDS encoding collagen-like protein, whose product MKRALAFALAPLCLGLATTLPLPTLNGCSMLAWAQETRIYGSDGSDGSSGRSGRDGTAGQSQTTVADGTSASFTLAGSDGEDGENGENGYRPSCSGQPRNVNYNLRAPDGGSGGDGGSGGSGGSGGNLTVYYGDRAALQRLSIDARGGRSGRGGRGGNGTVGCRCAVHEWELQTCTGTPGQADYQCRANRYRCYDGSSGTNGSFGRDGTAGADGQLWIVNQLEPLLSETPAIAVGLQTLVDQPVRLSRNLWAEKSGANALLAPGSRVNDVYREYTGRVEGDVSLNWQAPRPLGSFAGGDVRTEIQPDGALTATFPDSLWADYTTSRQADQLTITVTNAVRASDVTRLASGGVQGSGANLKAVVLDLAGESAYLTTQFRLTLKTTDGDPRDDRRLRYVTVYDDVVPAELVSLMGNRFELALGRLPIDRGPLTRGKYAQIEITAVRSLGTNSAEQSISWQGQF is encoded by the coding sequence ATGAAACGCGCCCTTGCCTTTGCTCTGGCTCCGCTTTGTCTAGGCCTTGCAACCACCCTGCCGCTGCCGACATTAAACGGCTGCTCGATGTTGGCCTGGGCGCAAGAAACCCGCATCTACGGCAGCGATGGCAGCGATGGCAGCAGTGGGCGATCGGGGCGCGATGGCACGGCTGGGCAGAGCCAAACTACCGTAGCCGATGGCACCTCTGCCAGCTTTACCCTCGCTGGCAGTGATGGCGAAGACGGTGAGAATGGCGAAAACGGCTATCGCCCCTCCTGTAGTGGTCAGCCCCGCAACGTTAACTACAATCTGCGCGCCCCCGACGGTGGCTCTGGTGGCGACGGCGGCAGCGGTGGCAGCGGCGGCAGCGGCGGCAATCTGACGGTTTACTATGGCGATCGCGCGGCTCTGCAACGGCTCTCGATAGATGCTCGCGGCGGGCGATCGGGGCGTGGCGGCCGCGGCGGCAATGGCACCGTGGGCTGTCGCTGTGCTGTGCACGAGTGGGAGCTTCAAACCTGCACCGGCACCCCTGGCCAGGCTGACTATCAATGCCGGGCAAACCGCTACCGCTGCTACGACGGCAGCAGCGGTACCAACGGTTCCTTTGGCCGCGATGGAACTGCCGGTGCCGACGGCCAGCTGTGGATTGTCAACCAGCTAGAGCCGCTGCTGAGCGAAACCCCGGCGATCGCGGTGGGGCTGCAAACTTTAGTTGACCAACCCGTGCGTCTCTCTCGCAACCTATGGGCTGAGAAATCGGGAGCCAACGCCCTGCTGGCCCCAGGGTCACGGGTCAACGATGTTTACCGCGAATATACCGGGCGAGTGGAAGGAGATGTCAGCCTCAACTGGCAAGCCCCCCGACCCCTAGGAAGTTTCGCGGGGGGCGACGTGCGCACCGAGATTCAGCCCGATGGGGCACTGACCGCCACCTTCCCTGACAGCCTCTGGGCCGACTACACCACCAGTCGCCAAGCTGACCAGCTCACCATCACTGTCACCAATGCGGTGCGGGCCAGCGATGTCACCCGCCTCGCCTCGGGAGGGGTGCAGGGCAGCGGTGCCAACCTCAAAGCCGTAGTGCTCGACTTGGCCGGTGAGTCGGCCTACCTAACTACCCAGTTTCGTCTGACGCTGAAAACCACCGACGGCGACCCCAGGGACGATCGTCGCCTGCGCTACGTCACCGTTTACGACGATGTGGTGCCAGCAGAACTGGTAAGCCTGATGGGCAACCGCTTTGAGCTAGCCCTGGGTCGCCTGCCCATCGATCGCGGCCCGTTGACCCGGGGAAAGTATGCCCAGATTGAGATTACGGCGGTGCGATCGCTGGGGACTAACAGCGCTGAGCAGTCGATTTCTTGGCAGGGGCAGTTCTAG
- the rlmN gene encoding 23S rRNA (adenine(2503)-C(2))-methyltransferase RlmN, with translation MASPLSSTDSPLADAVAQPTPTAGEILPAPLLGKSLEELTEWIQAQGQPSYRGKQLYQWIYQQGARSLQDITVFSKAWRQTVAHIDLGRSTLHHRVVASDGTVKYLLKLADGQIIETVGIPSAKRLTVCVSSQVGCPMACDFCATGKGGFMRNLATHEIVDQVLTVQEDFGQRVSHIVFMGMGEPLLNAANTVAAIRCLNRDVGIGQRAMTLSTVGVPGRIRALAAEQLQVTLAVSLHASNQAQRLQLIPSAGAYPLEVLLDECREYVQLTGRRVTFEYILLAGLNDQPANAAELAQHLRGFQSHVNLIPYNPIDEADYQRPSEASIRNFVAELEKRRVAVTVRYSRGLEENAACGQLRASKR, from the coding sequence ATGGCTTCTCCCCTGTCTTCCACTGACTCACCTCTCGCAGACGCTGTTGCCCAGCCAACCCCTACAGCTGGGGAAATCTTGCCAGCGCCCTTGCTAGGGAAATCTTTGGAGGAGCTGACCGAGTGGATACAAGCCCAGGGGCAGCCGAGCTATCGGGGCAAGCAGCTTTACCAGTGGATCTATCAGCAGGGAGCGCGATCGCTCCAAGACATCACAGTCTTCTCTAAGGCCTGGCGTCAAACCGTGGCCCACATTGACCTGGGCCGATCCACCCTGCATCACCGGGTGGTAGCCAGCGATGGCACCGTCAAGTATTTGCTCAAACTGGCCGACGGCCAAATCATTGAAACCGTGGGCATTCCTTCGGCCAAGCGGCTGACGGTGTGCGTGTCGTCGCAGGTGGGCTGCCCCATGGCCTGCGACTTTTGCGCTACGGGCAAGGGCGGCTTTATGCGCAACCTGGCCACCCACGAAATTGTTGACCAGGTGCTTACGGTTCAGGAAGACTTTGGCCAGCGAGTCAGCCATATTGTGTTTATGGGCATGGGCGAGCCGCTGCTGAATGCTGCTAACACGGTAGCTGCCATCCGCTGCCTCAATCGGGATGTGGGTATTGGCCAGCGCGCTATGACCTTATCTACGGTGGGGGTGCCGGGCCGCATTCGCGCCCTGGCGGCGGAGCAGCTTCAAGTCACCTTAGCCGTGAGCCTGCACGCCTCAAACCAGGCTCAGCGATTGCAGCTGATCCCCAGCGCTGGGGCCTATCCCCTAGAAGTGCTGCTCGACGAGTGCCGAGAGTATGTGCAGCTGACGGGTCGCCGGGTGACCTTTGAGTACATTCTGCTGGCGGGGCTCAACGACCAGCCTGCCAACGCCGCTGAGCTGGCTCAGCACCTGCGCGGCTTTCAGAGTCACGTCAACCTAATTCCTTACAACCCCATTGATGAGGCCGACTATCAACGCCCCAGCGAAGCTAGCATTCGCAACTTTGTTGCCGAGCTAGAGAAGCGTAGGGTTGCTGTCACCGTTCGCTACTCGCGCGGGCTAGAGGAAAATGCTGCTTGTGGGCAGCTGCGTGCCTCTAAGCGATAG
- a CDS encoding cation diffusion facilitator family transporter has protein sequence MTMALSIDDIEYQAATLALQGNALIVRGCVLALRGNALTLQGDAFINHVPPLTNRGLAIKCHAVIQALLMDASKKPPTAIQSRELTDWLSRGCGLEQSSSLPRSSIAISSKAIAFGQNHTIKIHHSLWLGWARPYNGLQLYKKASMAGGESKVSIYAALGANIAIGVAKFVGAAISGSSAMLSEGIHSVVDSVNELLLLYGLKQSEAPPSDQFPLGHGQELYFWLLMVAVLIFSLGVACRCMRGGIAFNTLRSATMP, from the coding sequence ATGACAATGGCATTGTCAATTGATGACATTGAATATCAAGCTGCTACATTAGCGTTGCAAGGCAATGCATTAATAGTGCGAGGGTGTGTATTAGCATTGCGGGGCAATGCATTGACATTGCAAGGTGATGCATTCATAAATCACGTTCCCCCATTAACGAATCGCGGCCTTGCAATCAAATGTCATGCCGTCATACAAGCATTGTTAATGGATGCATCAAAGAAACCACCGACAGCAATACAGAGTCGCGAACTCACTGATTGGTTAAGCCGTGGGTGCGGCCTAGAGCAGAGTTCATCTTTGCCACGCAGCAGTATAGCCATCAGTTCTAAAGCGATTGCGTTTGGTCAAAATCACACCATCAAAATTCATCACAGCCTCTGGCTGGGCTGGGCACGCCCCTACAATGGGTTGCAACTGTATAAGAAGGCGAGCATGGCTGGTGGTGAATCCAAAGTTTCAATCTATGCCGCATTAGGAGCCAATATCGCCATTGGCGTTGCCAAGTTTGTCGGTGCTGCAATCAGCGGCAGCTCGGCCATGCTGTCAGAGGGCATTCACTCCGTGGTCGATTCTGTCAATGAGCTGCTGCTACTCTACGGTCTCAAGCAAAGCGAAGCTCCACCAAGCGATCAATTTCCCCTGGGTCATGGGCAAGAACTGTATTTTTGGTTGCTGATGGTTGCGGTGCTGATTTTTTCTTTGGGGGTGGCGTGTCGATGTATGAGGGGTGGCATAGCTTTCAACACCCTGAGGTCGGCGACCATGCCTTAG
- a CDS encoding alpha/beta fold hydrolase yields the protein MPEPAILKLYAPFGKNPQHPLFIYFPGMDGSGELFGLQSAELKSHFDIRCLVIPGNDMSSWEGLAHQAVQLIRQEARTAPIYLCGESFGACLALRTIALAPALASHLILINSASAFHRFPWMQWVASITPWVAPPLYQSSTLTSLPVLANLSRIGEVNRQALMRAMAAVTQASTAWRLSLLSQFRLEPLRLHRVTAQTLLVASLGDRLLPSLEEAQRLATLLPNSRIYPLPHSGHVSLLEDGVNLGAIMKAVGFLPQVAIAKEPTAEKIEREPIAS from the coding sequence ATGCCTGAACCTGCCATTCTTAAGCTCTATGCCCCCTTTGGTAAGAATCCCCAGCATCCCCTATTTATTTATTTCCCCGGCATGGATGGCAGTGGCGAGTTATTTGGGCTTCAAAGCGCCGAACTAAAATCTCACTTTGACATTCGCTGCCTAGTGATTCCGGGCAATGACATGTCTTCCTGGGAAGGCCTGGCCCACCAAGCAGTGCAGTTAATTCGCCAAGAAGCCAGAACGGCCCCGATCTATCTCTGCGGTGAGTCGTTTGGAGCTTGCTTGGCCCTGCGAACGATCGCCCTGGCCCCAGCCCTAGCCAGCCACCTGATCTTGATTAACTCTGCCTCGGCATTCCACCGCTTCCCATGGATGCAGTGGGTAGCCAGCATCACCCCCTGGGTCGCCCCGCCCCTATACCAAAGCTCCACATTAACCAGCCTGCCAGTACTAGCCAACCTCAGCCGCATTGGGGAGGTCAACCGCCAGGCGCTGATGCGCGCCATGGCTGCAGTCACCCAGGCCAGCACTGCCTGGCGGCTGTCACTGCTGTCACAGTTTCGCCTAGAGCCGCTGCGCCTGCACCGGGTGACCGCACAAACTCTGCTAGTGGCATCCTTGGGCGATCGCCTCCTGCCCTCCCTCGAAGAAGCCCAGCGCCTCGCCACCTTACTGCCCAATTCCCGCATCTATCCCTTGCCCCACAGCGGTCACGTCAGCCTGCTCGAAGACGGCGTTAATCTGGGGGCAATCATGAAAGCGGTAGGGTTTTTGCCCCAGGTCGCGATCGCCAAGGAACCGACAGCCGAAAAGATTGAGCGCGAGCCGATTGCGTCCTAG
- a CDS encoding lysophospholipid acyltransferase family protein has translation MTLAPVPPLTSLTANPLDVSNWLLTLSQVRMSVHGQDRLPPHQPMVVVSNHRSIMDAPLVMSALGRPVRFACHHYMSQVPVLRTVINALGCLPLDAPDKGQTAFFRRAMKALKEGEAVGIFPEGAAPMVNKTTPDNLNSFHRGFAQLALRAPVDELAIVPVAIAAHRETNNSVLPLRLLSLFDSSEPLFQQPGWHPAVFYHEVDIMVGRPVRVDTRLRSHRRSKGNGALASELTQCCQDEVAMLLKQGFY, from the coding sequence ATGACCCTAGCTCCTGTACCGCCGCTAACATCTCTAACGGCTAACCCCCTAGACGTGTCCAACTGGCTGCTGACCCTATCGCAGGTGCGGATGTCAGTTCACGGACAAGACCGCTTGCCGCCTCACCAGCCCATGGTGGTAGTGAGCAACCACCGTAGCATTATGGATGCGCCGCTGGTAATGAGCGCCCTAGGGCGTCCGGTGCGATTTGCCTGCCACCACTACATGAGTCAGGTGCCCGTCCTCCGCACGGTGATCAACGCCTTGGGCTGTCTACCGCTGGATGCCCCCGACAAGGGTCAAACTGCTTTCTTTCGTCGGGCCATGAAAGCGCTCAAAGAAGGGGAAGCGGTAGGCATTTTCCCAGAGGGGGCGGCCCCCATGGTGAACAAAACCACCCCCGACAATCTCAACTCTTTTCATCGAGGGTTTGCCCAACTGGCCCTGCGAGCACCGGTGGATGAACTGGCGATTGTGCCCGTGGCGATCGCCGCTCATCGCGAGACCAACAACTCGGTGTTGCCCCTGCGGTTGCTTAGCCTATTTGACTCCTCTGAACCGCTGTTTCAGCAGCCGGGCTGGCATCCAGCGGTGTTTTACCACGAGGTAGATATTATGGTTGGTCGCCCGGTGCGGGTAGATACCCGACTGCGATCGCACCGCCGCAGCAAAGGCAATGGCGCTCTAGCCTCAGAGCTAACCCAGTGCTGCCAAGATGAAGTAGCTATGCTGCTTAAGCAAGGGTTTTACTAG